One region of Centropristis striata isolate RG_2023a ecotype Rhode Island chromosome 3, C.striata_1.0, whole genome shotgun sequence genomic DNA includes:
- the aggf1 gene encoding angiogenic factor with G patch and FHA domains 1 isoform X1: MENEDGEKDTECEVSELRLKVESLKQELHDCRAELTKLQKQLNQSDRLQKSTESYNEDLRKQVDQLSAEIHERKKKNKDRVDSETQTEEYVWTETDYYNYYYPGYPEASDTQEALNTEAAVDGADGGEAAEASTLNEASAAADTNTNPDNSVAATTEGGDEGSIADMLRATAEQAMTQTGFVFDETTGMYYDHSTGFYYDSASQLYYDANTGIYYYYDAESGRYQFHSRIEVPAAQTEPCQDKSVGEKKGKKIKKGLKKTTQDKELLFDEVKLEEEEIDWVEKPTAKKNTESRKKLKRRSRSPDVMSRKKDSSKHREESDKSSSKRKKHKSSSHDDDKGRSRKKRKKVKAKKQKKKKSPAQSDESEGNSEPEEGEITESEKEEWESTPSFSSSSSSSPEESPESEMETQSHEVGDIWPPCVRVTVVRSPVLQVGTLFIITADSPATIGREKDMDHAIRIPEMGVSKFHAEVYFDQEQQSYMLVDQGSQNGTVINGNRILQPKTKCEPHALMHGDEVKMGETVLSFHIHSGTDTCDGCEPGQVMAHLSKHRREECTGPTLTKEDKEALRQKELKHMKAKYGLQSTEYEETKALRNPRYQDRAESRRQTVGSEGVFQRDDAPASVHQEISEVNKGRKMLEKMGWKKGEGLGKEGTGMKAPIELKIRKSQSGLGAGATMSLDSVSVSKSKSQKNWEKARERFADSCQQPDMLSPKTQKNKTPKAWVKGEETETTNTQAGVDTDGQSQK; the protein is encoded by the exons ATGGAAAACGAAGATGGAGAAAAGGACACGGAGTGTGAAGTTTCTGAGCTCCGTCTGAAAGTGGAGTCGTTGAAGCAGGAGCTCCACGACTGCAGAGCTGAGTTGACAAAGTTACAGAAACAACTGAACCAGTCCGACAGACTGCAGAAGAGCACAGAGAGCTACAATGAAGACCTGAGGAAACAG GTGGACCAGCTGAGCGCAGAAATTCATGAacggaagaagaaaaacaaagacagagtcGACAGTGAAACTCAGACAGAGGAATATGTTTGGACAGAAACTG ATTATTACAACTACTACTACCCAGGCTACCCAGAGGCTTCAGACACTCAGGAAGCCCTGAACACAGAAGCAGCAGTGGATGGAGCTGATGGTGGCGAGGCAGCAGAGGCTTCAACACTAAATGAAGCATCAGCAGCTGCTGATACTAACACTAACCCTGACAACAGTGTTGCAGCCACAACAGag GGGGGTGATGAAGGATCCATAGCTGATATGTTGAGGGCCACTGCTGAACAGGCTATGACACAGACTGGGTTTGTCTTTGATGAGACCACTGGGATGTACTACGACCACAGCACAGGCTTCTACTATGACTCG gCCAGCCAGTTGTACTATGATGCCAACACAGGCATTTATTACTACTATGATGCAGAAAGTGGGCGATACCAGTTTCATTCCAGGATTGAGGTGCCTGCTGCACAAACTGAGCCTTGCCAAGACAAGAGCGTTGGTGAAAAGAAGggcaaaaaaattaagaaaggGCTCAAGAAAACGACGCAAGATAAG GAACTCTTATTTGATGAGGTAAAgttggaagaagaagaaattgacTGGGTTGAAAAGCCGACAGCTAAGAAGAACACAGAGTCGCGAAAAAAACTGAAGCGAAGGTCCCGCAGTCCAGATGTGATGTCACGTAAAAAGGACTCTTCCAAGCACAGAGAGGAGAGTGACAAATCTTCGTCGAAGAGGAAGAAGCATAAATCAAGTTCACACGACGATGATAAGGGTCGGTCaaggaagaaaaggaagaaagtcaaggcaaaaaagcagaagaagaaaaagagccCGGCTCAGAGCGATGAATCAGAGGGGAACAGCGAACCGGAAGAGGGTGAAATCACAGAGTCTGAGAAAGAGGAGTGGGAGTCCACTCCCTCGTTCTCATCATCTTCTAGCTCCAGCCCCGAGGAAAGCCCAGAATCAGAAATGGAGACTCAGAGTCATGAAG TTGGAGATATTTGGCCACCATGTGTAAGAGTGACAGTGGTCAGATCTCCAGTGCTGCAGGTGGGAACTCTGTTCATCATCACAGCCGATTCTCCAGCCACCATTGGCAG AGAGAAAGACATGGACCATGCAATCCGAATACCAGAAATGGGAGTCAGCAAG TTCCATGCAGAGGTGTACTTTGACCAGGAGCAGCAGAGCTACATGCTGGTGGACCAGGGAAGCCAGAATGGAACAGTTATTAATGGCAACAGAATCTTGCAG CCTAAAACAAAGTGTGAGCCACACGCACTGATGCACGGCGATGAGGTGAAGATGGGAGAGACTGTGCTGTCATTCCATATCCACTCAGGGACGGACACCTGTGATGGCTGTGAGCCGGGTCAGGTGATGGCTCACCTCAGCAAGCACAGGAGAGAGGAGTGTACAG GCCCTACTCTCACCAAAGAGGATAAAGAAGCACTGAGACAGAAGGAGCTGAAGCACATGAAGGCCAAATATGGTCTGCAG AGTACTGAATATGAGGAGACCAAAGCCCTGAGGAACCCCAGATACCAGGACCGAGCAGAGTCTCGACGGCAGACAGTGGGCAGTGAAGGCGTCTTCCAACGAGATGATGCACCTGCTTCTGTTCATCA GGAGATCAGTGAAGTCAATAAAGGGCGGAAAATGCTGGAGAAGATGGGCTGGAAGAAAGGAGAGGGACTGGGTAAAGAGGGAACTGGCATGAAAGCCCCG ATTGAACTGAAAATCCGGAAGTCCCAGTCAGGTTTGGGTGCTGGTGCCACCATGTCGCTAGACAGCGTCTCTGTGAGCAAATCAAAATCCCAGAAGAACTGGGAGAAGGCACGCGAGAGATTTGCAGATTCGTGCCAGCAGCCTGACATGTTGTCACCTAAAACACAGAAGAACAAGACACCCAAAGCCTGGGTCAAAGGAGAAGAGACCGAGactacaaacacacaagcaGGAGTTGATACAGACGGCCAAAGTCAGAAATAA
- the aggf1 gene encoding angiogenic factor with G patch and FHA domains 1 isoform X2, protein MENEDGEKDTECEVSELRLKVESLKQELHDCRAELTKLQKQLNQSDRLQKSTESYNEDLRKQVDQLSAEIHERKKKNKDRVDSETQTEEYVWTETDYYNYYYPGYPEASDTQEALNTEAAVDGADGGEAAEASTLNEASAAADTNTNPDNSVAATTEGGDEGSIADMLRATAEQAMTQTGFVFDETTGMYYDHSTGFYYDSASQLYYDANTGIYYYYDAESGRYQFHSRIEVPAAQTEPCQDKSVGEKKGKKIKKGLKKTTQDKVQEVTNSLAKMKISSYWNTASQKVGDIWPPCVRVTVVRSPVLQVGTLFIITADSPATIGREKDMDHAIRIPEMGVSKFHAEVYFDQEQQSYMLVDQGSQNGTVINGNRILQPKTKCEPHALMHGDEVKMGETVLSFHIHSGTDTCDGCEPGQVMAHLSKHRREECTGPTLTKEDKEALRQKELKHMKAKYGLQSTEYEETKALRNPRYQDRAESRRQTVGSEGVFQRDDAPASVHQEISEVNKGRKMLEKMGWKKGEGLGKEGTGMKAPIELKIRKSQSGLGAGATMSLDSVSVSKSKSQKNWEKARERFADSCQQPDMLSPKTQKNKTPKAWVKGEETETTNTQAGVDTDGQSQK, encoded by the exons ATGGAAAACGAAGATGGAGAAAAGGACACGGAGTGTGAAGTTTCTGAGCTCCGTCTGAAAGTGGAGTCGTTGAAGCAGGAGCTCCACGACTGCAGAGCTGAGTTGACAAAGTTACAGAAACAACTGAACCAGTCCGACAGACTGCAGAAGAGCACAGAGAGCTACAATGAAGACCTGAGGAAACAG GTGGACCAGCTGAGCGCAGAAATTCATGAacggaagaagaaaaacaaagacagagtcGACAGTGAAACTCAGACAGAGGAATATGTTTGGACAGAAACTG ATTATTACAACTACTACTACCCAGGCTACCCAGAGGCTTCAGACACTCAGGAAGCCCTGAACACAGAAGCAGCAGTGGATGGAGCTGATGGTGGCGAGGCAGCAGAGGCTTCAACACTAAATGAAGCATCAGCAGCTGCTGATACTAACACTAACCCTGACAACAGTGTTGCAGCCACAACAGag GGGGGTGATGAAGGATCCATAGCTGATATGTTGAGGGCCACTGCTGAACAGGCTATGACACAGACTGGGTTTGTCTTTGATGAGACCACTGGGATGTACTACGACCACAGCACAGGCTTCTACTATGACTCG gCCAGCCAGTTGTACTATGATGCCAACACAGGCATTTATTACTACTATGATGCAGAAAGTGGGCGATACCAGTTTCATTCCAGGATTGAGGTGCCTGCTGCACAAACTGAGCCTTGCCAAGACAAGAGCGTTGGTGAAAAGAAGggcaaaaaaattaagaaaggGCTCAAGAAAACGACGCAAGATAAG GTGCAAGAGGTGACTAACTCATTGGCTAAAATGAAGATTTCTTCTTACTGGAATACTGCTTCCCAAAAAG TTGGAGATATTTGGCCACCATGTGTAAGAGTGACAGTGGTCAGATCTCCAGTGCTGCAGGTGGGAACTCTGTTCATCATCACAGCCGATTCTCCAGCCACCATTGGCAG AGAGAAAGACATGGACCATGCAATCCGAATACCAGAAATGGGAGTCAGCAAG TTCCATGCAGAGGTGTACTTTGACCAGGAGCAGCAGAGCTACATGCTGGTGGACCAGGGAAGCCAGAATGGAACAGTTATTAATGGCAACAGAATCTTGCAG CCTAAAACAAAGTGTGAGCCACACGCACTGATGCACGGCGATGAGGTGAAGATGGGAGAGACTGTGCTGTCATTCCATATCCACTCAGGGACGGACACCTGTGATGGCTGTGAGCCGGGTCAGGTGATGGCTCACCTCAGCAAGCACAGGAGAGAGGAGTGTACAG GCCCTACTCTCACCAAAGAGGATAAAGAAGCACTGAGACAGAAGGAGCTGAAGCACATGAAGGCCAAATATGGTCTGCAG AGTACTGAATATGAGGAGACCAAAGCCCTGAGGAACCCCAGATACCAGGACCGAGCAGAGTCTCGACGGCAGACAGTGGGCAGTGAAGGCGTCTTCCAACGAGATGATGCACCTGCTTCTGTTCATCA GGAGATCAGTGAAGTCAATAAAGGGCGGAAAATGCTGGAGAAGATGGGCTGGAAGAAAGGAGAGGGACTGGGTAAAGAGGGAACTGGCATGAAAGCCCCG ATTGAACTGAAAATCCGGAAGTCCCAGTCAGGTTTGGGTGCTGGTGCCACCATGTCGCTAGACAGCGTCTCTGTGAGCAAATCAAAATCCCAGAAGAACTGGGAGAAGGCACGCGAGAGATTTGCAGATTCGTGCCAGCAGCCTGACATGTTGTCACCTAAAACACAGAAGAACAAGACACCCAAAGCCTGGGTCAAAGGAGAAGAGACCGAGactacaaacacacaagcaGGAGTTGATACAGACGGCCAAAGTCAGAAATAA